AAAGCGATTTGCCGACATCGATTCCCTTGGCGGCGAGGAAGGTGTTGGCCATGCCGCCGCCGATCACCAGCAGATCGACCTTTTCCACCAGATTTCCCAGCAGTTCCAGCTTGGTGGAGACCTTGGCGCCGCCCACGACCGCCAGCACCGGGCGCTTCGGCGTGCCGAGCGCCGCGTCGAGCGCTTCCAGCTCGGCCTGCATCAGCCGGCCGGCGCAGGCCGGCAGCAGATGCGCCAGCGCCTCGGTGGAGGCATGGGCGCGGTGCGCCGCCGAGAAGGCGTCGTTGCAGTAGATATCGCCAAGCGCGGCATAGCGTTTCGCCAGCTCCGCGTCGTTCTTTTCCTCGCCCGGCTCGAAGCGGGTGTTCTCCAGCAGCACCACCTGGCCGGCATCGCAGGCGTCGATCACCACCTCGGCCTCGTCCAGCGTGGCGAAATGCACCTTGGTGCCAAAGGCCGCCTCGATCGCGGGCACCAGCATCTTCAGCGACATCTCGGGCACCACCTTGCCCTTGGGCCGGCCGAAATGCGCCAGCAGCACCGGCTTGCCGCCGCGCGACAGGATGTCCTGCACCGTGGGGCCGACGCGCTCGATGCGGGTGGCATCCGTCACTTCGCCGTTTTCCACCGGAACGTTGATGTCGACACGGGTCAGCACGCGCTTGCCGTCCAGGTCCATGTCGTCGAGGGTCTTCCAGGCCATACTGTCCTCCTGCACATTCGTTGCCAAAGGTCTGCCCCGAAGGGCCGGCGGCGTCAATGCACGCGCGTCCCTTGGCAATCGCGCGGTGGCGGATTAAGTCGGAGACAAGCTTTAGGCGCATAGGAGAGACGCGACATGGCCGAGATCAAGGACCCCGAGAACACGATCCTCATGGAGCTGAAGGGCGGCACCGTGACGATCGAACTGCTGCCCGACGTGGCGCCGAAACATGTGGAACGGATGAAGGAGCTGGCGCGCGCCGGTGCCTATGACAATGTCGCCTTTCACCGGGTGATCGAGGGGTTCATGGCGCAGACCGGCGACGTGGCCCACGGCAATATGGAACAGGATTTCAACCTGAGCCGCGCCGGCACCGGCGGTTCGGACCTGCCCGACCTGCCGGCGGAGTTCTCGAAACTGCCGCATGACCGGGGCACGCTGGGCGCGGCGCGCTCGATGAACCCGAACTCGGCGAATTCGCAGTTCTTCATCAATTTCAAGGACAACCACTTCCTGAACGGGCAGTACACCGTCTATGGCCGGGTGGTCGACGGCATGGCGCATGTGGATGCGATCACCCGCGGTGAGCCGCCGGCGGAGCCCGACCGCATGGTCAGCGTGAAAGTGGCCTCCGATGCGTAGTCTCGTCGCCGGCCTCTTCTGCGTTCTGGCCGCGCCGCTTTCGGCGGCGGGGCTGGACGTGACCGTCGAGGGCGAGGGAGCGAATGGCAGCTTCCATATCGAGCTTTTCGACGACGTGGCACCGCAGCATGCAGAGCGGATCACGACGCTGGCCGAGCAGGGCGCCTATGACGGGGTGGTGTTCCACCGCGTGATCGAGGGCTTCATGGCGCAGACCGGCGACGTGCAATACGGCAAGCGCGGCGGCGACATGCGGCTGGCGGGCACCGGCGGCTCGGACCTGCCGGACCTGCCGGCGGAGTTCTCCGACCGGCCCTTCACCCGGGGCGCGGTGGGCATGGCGCGCTCGCAGAACCCGAATTCGGCGAATTCGCAGTTCTTCATCATGTTTGCCCCGGCGCCGCATCTGAACGGGCAATATACCGTTGTCGGCGAGGTGACCTCGGGCATGGATGTGGTCGACGCGATCAAGCGCGGCGCCGGGCGCAACGGCGCCGTGGTCGGCGCGCCCGACGTGATGGTCTCGGTCGAGGCGACCGACTGAGCGGGGCGCGTCCGTGCCGGGCGCGCGCAGGGTTTGCGCCCCGCCGCCTGCGGCGGCCGGGCGCCGCGGGAGGAGGGCGCTGCCCTCCTCTTGGCCCCCGAGGGGGCCAATTCACCACCCGGGATATTTTCAGCCAATGGAAACGCCTGTTGTGTTCAGGCGGCGAGCCGCGCTGGCAGATGGCGGGCGAGGGGCGCGAGCGCGCCCATACGCAGCCAGGTGCCGCCCAGCCGGTGCGCGGAGGCGCCGCTGCGCAGCTTGAACCGGGCGAGGCCGGGGGCGTCGTCGGAATTCAGCATGCCGAGATCGAGCAGGTCGTGGCCGTGGCCGGCCAGCCAGCGCATCGCCTGCCAGAGCAGGGCGTTCATGGCGCCGAGGCGGCGGCCCTCCGTCAGCGTGACGCCGATCTGCCAGCTTGCCATGCGACCGTGGCGCAGCACCGCGATGGCGGCGACCGGGCTGCCCCTGTGGCGCGCTTCCCAGATCAGCGCCTTGCCGGGATTGGCGCGGGCGAAGGCGGCGATGAGCCCGGGCGGCAGGGCGCGGTAGCGGCGGGCGCTTGCCTGGCGCGCCTCGGCCTCCAGCAGCCAGTGGTTGCCTGAGAGCGGCAGGCGGGAGATCTTCAGCCGGTGCCGCGTCGCGCGGTTGAGCTGGTTGCGCCATTTCTGGTGCATCGCGGCGCGCATCGCGTCTTCGGATCCGAGCGGCAGCAGCGCCAGGGTCGCCGGGGTGAGCAGCGGCCAGAAGCCGCCCGCGCGCAGCGTCGCGGCCGCGATGCCGTCGGCATTCAGCAGCAGCGGTACGCCGGGGCGGCGGCAGCGTGTGAGTGCGGCATCAAGATCCGCGGGATCGCGCGCCACCGGGCCGCGCGAGAGCAGATCGACCGCGCCCAGCACCGGCAGGCGGCGCGACTGGACCTGCCAGGCGACACTGTCTGCATGCGCGCCGCGCAGAGCGATCCCCAGCATCCGCAGGGTGCGGGCATATTCCGGCGATTGCGGCAGCGGCAGGCGAAGCGGGTCCATGATCTGGATTAAGGATCTGGAAAGTGAATCCGTGGTTAATTTCTGCCATGGCACAGATTCGTTCCCCGCGCCGTGAGGCGCCCCGATCCATCGCCGCCGTGGCGCCCCGTCCGAAACCCACCGCTGCTGCGGCGCTGCTGCTGGCCACTGCGCTGTCGCTGCCATTCGTGGTGCTGGGGCTGTTGCAGGCGGTGTTCTGAGGCGGTGCCAGAAACCGGGCGTCCCCCATCGGGCGCGAGGCCCCGGATCGGGTCCGGGGCGGGAGGCCGTTGGGGCAGGGCCCGGGTGGGCAATCCTGCCCACCGCTCCTCCTGCCCACCGCTCCTGATGTCCTGGGCGAGAGATCCTAGGCGAGCTTCACCAGCGCGTGGCGCTTCTTGCCCGCCGAGAGCTTGACCGGCGCGGCCAGCGCGCCCGCGTCCAGCATCAGCCCGGCATCGGTGAGCGGCGCGTCGTCGATCCGCGCGCCGTTCTCGGCGATGAGGCGCTTGGCCTCCTTGCCGGATTTCGCCAGCCCCGCCCGCACGATGACCTGCACGATGGAGATGCCGGTGCCGATCTCTTCCGCCGTGAGTTCCAGCGTCGGAAGGTC
The window above is part of the Salipiger abyssi genome. Proteins encoded here:
- a CDS encoding peptidylprolyl isomerase, with product MAEIKDPENTILMELKGGTVTIELLPDVAPKHVERMKELARAGAYDNVAFHRVIEGFMAQTGDVAHGNMEQDFNLSRAGTGGSDLPDLPAEFSKLPHDRGTLGAARSMNPNSANSQFFINFKDNHFLNGQYTVYGRVVDGMAHVDAITRGEPPAEPDRMVSVKVASDA
- a CDS encoding GNAT family N-acetyltransferase, translated to MDPLRLPLPQSPEYARTLRMLGIALRGAHADSVAWQVQSRRLPVLGAVDLLSRGPVARDPADLDAALTRCRRPGVPLLLNADGIAAATLRAGGFWPLLTPATLALLPLGSEDAMRAAMHQKWRNQLNRATRHRLKISRLPLSGNHWLLEAEARQASARRYRALPPGLIAAFARANPGKALIWEARHRGSPVAAIAVLRHGRMASWQIGVTLTEGRRLGAMNALLWQAMRWLAGHGHDLLDLGMLNSDDAPGLARFKLRSGASAHRLGGTWLRMGALAPLARHLPARLAA
- a CDS encoding phosphoglycerate kinase, which gives rise to MAWKTLDDMDLDGKRVLTRVDINVPVENGEVTDATRIERVGPTVQDILSRGGKPVLLAHFGRPKGKVVPEMSLKMLVPAIEAAFGTKVHFATLDEAEVVIDACDAGQVVLLENTRFEPGEEKNDAELAKRYAALGDIYCNDAFSAAHRAHASTEALAHLLPACAGRLMQAELEALDAALGTPKRPVLAVVGGAKVSTKLELLGNLVEKVDLLVIGGGMANTFLAAKGIDVGKSLCEHEMAGTAKEIIAKAETAGCEILLPGDVVVAREFRENAPSETVPADACPADAMILDAGPDSVEAVKAAIDKAETLIWNGPLGAFEIAPFDAATNAAAAHAAAATAHGQLVSVAGGGDTVAALNKAGAAEDFTYISTAGGAFLEWMEGKVLPGVAALG
- a CDS encoding peptidylprolyl isomerase encodes the protein MRSLVAGLFCVLAAPLSAAGLDVTVEGEGANGSFHIELFDDVAPQHAERITTLAEQGAYDGVVFHRVIEGFMAQTGDVQYGKRGGDMRLAGTGGSDLPDLPAEFSDRPFTRGAVGMARSQNPNSANSQFFIMFAPAPHLNGQYTVVGEVTSGMDVVDAIKRGAGRNGAVVGAPDVMVSVEATD